A genomic segment from Rubrobacter tropicus encodes:
- a CDS encoding acetyl-CoA C-acetyltransferase: MERVVVLGASRTPFGRFGGALASLGAPELGGVAIREAVDRSGVESAELQHSLFGIVVQAGVGQIPSRQANHHAGLPFTLTTETLNQVCASGLRSATLAETMIRAGDYDVVLAGGMESMSNAPYLLPKARWGARMGDTPAYDSMMHDGLLDAFEHVNMVRFGTDGAKKFGISREDQDEWALRSHQRAAAATDEGRLADEIVGVKVSGKKGQTSYVEHDEPIRRDTTIEKLSSLKPIDEGGTVTAGNAPGVTDGAGALVLAGESFAKRRGLEPLGTIVAHAKIAEQPPNLLTVPGNAGKLALEKAGWKSEDLDLVEINEAFAGVAIHSTRILDVDPDRVNVNGGALALGHPVGASGARILATLLYELRRRGGGRGLAAICSGGGQGDAVLVEA, translated from the coding sequence TTGGAGAGGGTTGTGGTTCTCGGGGCGTCGCGGACGCCGTTCGGGAGGTTCGGCGGGGCGTTGGCCTCTTTAGGCGCGCCGGAGCTTGGCGGGGTGGCGATCCGGGAGGCCGTGGACCGCTCCGGCGTGGAGAGTGCGGAGTTGCAGCACTCCCTGTTCGGGATCGTGGTGCAGGCCGGGGTCGGCCAGATCCCGAGCCGGCAGGCGAACCACCACGCAGGCCTTCCCTTCACGCTCACGACCGAGACGCTCAACCAGGTCTGCGCCTCGGGCCTCAGGAGCGCGACCCTGGCGGAGACCATGATCCGGGCCGGCGATTACGACGTCGTCCTCGCCGGCGGCATGGAGAGCATGTCCAACGCCCCTTATCTCTTGCCCAAAGCCCGCTGGGGCGCGCGCATGGGGGATACGCCGGCCTACGACTCGATGATGCACGACGGCTTGCTCGACGCCTTCGAGCACGTGAACATGGTCCGCTTCGGCACCGACGGGGCGAAGAAGTTCGGCATCTCCCGCGAGGACCAGGACGAATGGGCGCTCCGCAGTCATCAGCGCGCCGCCGCGGCCACGGACGAGGGACGGTTGGCCGACGAGATCGTCGGCGTCAAGGTGTCGGGCAAGAAGGGACAGACGTCCTACGTAGAGCACGACGAGCCGATCCGGCGCGACACCACCATCGAGAAGCTTTCTTCCCTGAAACCGATCGACGAGGGGGGCACCGTGACCGCCGGCAACGCGCCCGGCGTCACCGACGGCGCGGGCGCGCTGGTCCTGGCCGGTGAGTCCTTTGCAAAGAGGCGCGGTCTCGAACCGCTCGGGACCATAGTCGCCCACGCCAAGATCGCCGAGCAGCCGCCGAACCTGCTTACGGTCCCCGGCAACGCGGGCAAGCTCGCGCTCGAGAAGGCCGGCTGGAAGTCTGAGGACCTAGACCTGGTCGAGATCAACGAGGCGTTCGCGGGCGTGGCTATCCACTCGACACGAATCCTGGACGTTGACCCCGATAGGGTCAACGTCAACGGCGGGGCGCTGGCGCTCGGGCATCCCGTCGGGGCAAGCGGCGCCCGTATCCTGGCGACGCTGCTGTACGAGTTGCGGCGCAGGGGAGGCGGCAGGGGACTCGCGGCGATCTGCTCGGGCGGAGGGCAGGGCGACGCTGTGCTGGTGGAGGCGTGA
- a CDS encoding methyltransferase family protein, with product MGDGNGERADNPGVVAPPPLIFAGGLAAGLLTNRLRPTPFLPRGLSRALGWPLVVAGLALGLWGFREMRRAGTNVDPYHPTTAIVDRGPYGFTRNPLYVGMTLIYSGLSARANALPAALLLPAVLHVVDRGVVKREERYLEGKFGDEYLRYKGRVRRWI from the coding sequence ATGGGCGATGGCAACGGAGAGAGGGCTGACAACCCGGGCGTGGTCGCGCCGCCGCCCCTGATCTTCGCGGGCGGCCTGGCCGCCGGACTGCTCACGAACCGGCTCCGCCCGACGCCGTTCCTGCCCCGGGGTCTTTCGCGCGCCCTGGGCTGGCCGCTCGTGGTCGCCGGTCTCGCGCTGGGGCTCTGGGGCTTTCGCGAGATGCGCCGGGCCGGGACGAACGTCGACCCTTATCACCCCACGACGGCCATCGTGGACAGGGGGCCTTACGGGTTCACGCGCAACCCGCTCTACGTCGGGATGACCCTCATATACTCGGGCCTCAGCGCCAGGGCCAACGCTCTTCCGGCCGCGCTGTTGCTCCCGGCCGTACTTCACGTCGTGGACCGCGGCGTCGTAAAACGGGAGGAGCGGTACCTGGAGGGCAAGTTCGGGGACGAGTACCTCCGCTACAAGGGGCGGGTGCGGCGTTGGATCTGA
- a CDS encoding gamma carbonic anhydrase family protein produces the protein MDLNQKNGPLLPHGDVLPQLASSAWVAPGAFVIGDVKLGDESSVWYGAVLRGDTEPIRIGARTNVQDGCVLHADPGFPAVVGEGCVIGHNAVVHGCEVGDGCLVGMGATILNGAKIGAGSIVAAGAMVPENREFPPRSLIVGLPAKRAGEVTGEQATDIERGAREYVERAAAHRRSLHDRDV, from the coding sequence TTGGATCTGAACCAGAAAAACGGCCCCTTGCTTCCGCACGGGGACGTCCTGCCGCAGCTGGCTTCCTCCGCCTGGGTTGCGCCGGGGGCCTTCGTTATCGGGGACGTGAAGCTTGGCGACGAATCGAGCGTCTGGTACGGGGCCGTGCTGCGCGGCGACACGGAGCCGATCCGGATCGGGGCCCGGACCAACGTCCAGGACGGTTGCGTCCTGCACGCCGACCCCGGTTTTCCCGCGGTCGTCGGCGAGGGGTGCGTGATCGGGCACAACGCCGTGGTCCACGGGTGCGAGGTGGGTGACGGGTGCCTGGTGGGAATGGGCGCCACGATCCTGAACGGCGCGAAGATCGGCGCCGGCTCCATTGTGGCCGCCGGCGCGATGGTCCCGGAGAACCGGGAATTCCCTCCCCGAAGCCTGATCGTCGGCCTCCCGGCCAAACGCGCCGGAGAAGTCACCGGGGAACAAGCCACAGATATAGAACGCGGCGCCCGCGAGTACGTCGAACGGGCCGCCGCGCATCGGCGCTCCTTGCACGATAGGGACGTATAG
- a CDS encoding NAD-glutamate dehydrogenase — translation MLAKDELLDRVVDRVREHMPEDRGAQAEEFARQFFAWIPREDLDGRSPIDLYGAAMAHFGFAYQRTPGEAKVRVYNPHFEEHGWQSTHTALEIVTDDMPFLVDSTRMEVNARGYGIHLMLHPIMKVRRDDEGRLLEVLPSGAEDEDAVSESVIHVEVDRQTEPEVLEELRACTGRVLSQVRAAVEDWPSMTERVGDVISGFEENPPPLDEDDLAEVRAFLAWISDDNFTFLGYREYDLITENGEDALMSVENTGLGILRETGRKPHSHSFAKLPPEVRRLARRPNLLNLTKANSRSTVHRPSYMDYVGIKKFDDKGNVTGERRFLGLYTFSAYSMSVFEMPIVRRKVRHVMERSGFPKGSHNEKDLVEILETYPRDELFQISKEELFDIAMGILHLQERQRTRLFVRRDTYGRFFSCLVYVPRDHYDTEVRRRMQKILKDSLGGVGSAFDVRLSESVLARLHFIVYVDPGNVPDYDAEDIEERLAETTRSWSDNLYDALIEGVGEERGNELFQKYREAFPAGYRAGFLARTAVTDIRRIEELASEEDLEMSLYHPIEEPDEFLGFKLFRSGDQISLSTVLPLLEDMGVEVVDERPHKVEPLGSPPVWIYDFGLVDESRGEFQTGEVREIFQDAFARAYRGLVENDGFNRLVLRARLTWRQVTILRAYCKYLRQAGTTFSQAYMEDTLFANPHVARLLVDLFQTRFDPRNAGGAQRETERLKGELEEALDEVVSLDEDRILRNFLDVTLATVRTNYYQTDDGGEPKVHLSFKFDPRGIPILPLPRPRFEIFVYSPRAEGVHLRGGEVARGGIRWSDRREDFRTEVLGLMKAQMVKNAVIVPVGAKGGFVVKRPPAGGGREALQKEVIACYRTLICGMLDLTDNLADGEVVPPPDVTRYDDDDPYLVVAADKGTATFSDIANGISAEYGFWLGDAFASGGSVGYDHKEMGITARGAWESVKRHFRELGKNVQEEDFTVVGIGDMSGDVFGNGMILSRHTKLVAAFNHLHVFLDPDPDPGASFAERGRLFGLQRSTWADYDAELISEGGGVFPRTAKSIPLSPQVKELLGTEAESLTPNELIRGLLGAEVDLLWNGGIGTYVKASTEGNAEVGDRTNDSLRVDGKDLRCRVVGEGGNLGFTQRGRIEYALSGGRIYMDAIDNSAGVDCSDHEVNIKILLDTIVKSGDMTQKQRNELLASMTEEVGRLVLRDNYDQTLAISNALALAHPMVDVHVRYIRHLEQSGALNRELEFLPSDETLAERRSEGGGLTAPEFAILVSYAKITLYKQLLGSDLPEDPYISAELARYFPEPLRERFGGRLEEHRLRREIVATRVANELVNKAGPSFVFRLGEETGATPAEISRAFTAAMEVFDLRKTWGEIEGLDDEVEAATQTGMLLEWRRLVERSTRWLLRNRRPPLDVSGTVSYFREEAPGLASNIHGYMIDGEKRGVEEETERLVEAGTPADLAHRVATFGAMFSALDVVDVAVAAGERPGTAAEVYFALGDRLRIHWLRHHIEALPRDNRWRALARAALRDDVYGLQAALTAAVLRDTPEEAPVQDRIEAWISANDGAVDRNLHVLSDINASGAFDLATLSVALREVRNLVPSSPIEKAGSPAG, via the coding sequence ATGCTTGCCAAGGACGAACTTCTCGACAGGGTCGTGGACAGGGTTCGGGAGCACATGCCCGAGGACCGGGGGGCGCAGGCCGAGGAGTTCGCGCGGCAGTTCTTTGCCTGGATCCCGCGCGAGGACCTCGACGGCCGCTCCCCCATCGACCTCTACGGAGCCGCGATGGCCCACTTCGGGTTCGCGTACCAGAGAACGCCGGGCGAGGCTAAGGTCAGGGTGTACAACCCGCACTTCGAGGAGCACGGGTGGCAGTCCACCCACACGGCGCTCGAGATCGTCACCGACGACATGCCGTTCCTCGTCGACTCGACCCGAATGGAGGTCAACGCCCGCGGCTACGGCATCCACCTGATGCTCCACCCAATAATGAAGGTCCGCCGCGACGACGAGGGCAGGCTTTTGGAAGTGCTGCCGTCGGGGGCGGAGGACGAGGACGCGGTTTCGGAGTCCGTGATCCACGTCGAAGTGGACCGGCAGACGGAGCCCGAGGTCCTCGAAGAGCTTCGCGCCTGCACGGGGCGCGTGCTCTCGCAGGTGCGGGCCGCCGTCGAGGACTGGCCGTCGATGACGGAGCGGGTCGGGGATGTCATCTCGGGGTTCGAGGAGAATCCCCCACCGCTGGACGAGGACGACCTCGCCGAGGTTCGGGCTTTCCTGGCCTGGATCTCGGACGACAACTTCACCTTCCTCGGCTACCGGGAGTACGACCTGATCACAGAGAACGGCGAAGACGCCCTGATGAGCGTGGAGAACACGGGACTCGGCATCCTGCGCGAGACCGGCCGCAAACCCCACTCCCACAGCTTCGCCAAACTGCCCCCCGAGGTGCGCCGGCTAGCCCGCAGGCCAAACCTCCTCAACCTCACCAAGGCGAACTCCCGCTCCACCGTCCACCGCCCCTCCTACATGGACTACGTCGGCATAAAGAAGTTCGACGATAAAGGCAACGTCACGGGCGAGCGGCGGTTCTTGGGTCTCTACACGTTCTCGGCCTACAGCATGAGCGTCTTCGAGATGCCCATCGTCAGGCGCAAGGTGCGGCACGTAATGGAGAGGTCCGGGTTCCCGAAGGGGAGCCACAACGAGAAGGACCTCGTCGAGATCCTCGAGACCTACCCCAGAGACGAGCTGTTCCAGATCTCCAAAGAAGAGCTCTTCGATATCGCCATGGGCATCCTCCACCTGCAGGAGCGCCAGCGGACCCGCCTCTTCGTCCGCCGCGACACCTACGGGCGCTTCTTCTCCTGCCTCGTCTACGTCCCCCGGGACCACTACGACACCGAAGTCAGGCGCAGGATGCAGAAGATCCTCAAAGACTCTCTGGGCGGCGTGGGCTCGGCCTTCGACGTCAGGCTCTCGGAGTCGGTGCTGGCGCGGCTGCACTTCATAGTCTACGTGGACCCCGGGAACGTGCCGGACTACGACGCCGAGGACATCGAGGAGCGGCTCGCCGAGACCACCCGCTCGTGGTCTGACAACCTGTACGACGCCCTCATAGAAGGCGTCGGAGAAGAGCGCGGCAACGAGCTCTTCCAGAAGTACCGCGAGGCTTTTCCGGCGGGTTACCGGGCGGGTTTTCTCGCCAGGACGGCCGTCACGGACATCAGGAGGATCGAGGAGCTCGCCTCCGAGGAAGACCTGGAGATGAGCCTGTATCACCCGATAGAGGAACCGGACGAGTTCCTCGGGTTCAAGCTCTTCCGCTCGGGGGATCAGATCTCCCTCTCCACAGTCCTCCCCCTTCTGGAAGACATGGGGGTCGAGGTCGTGGACGAGAGGCCGCACAAGGTCGAGCCCCTCGGTTCTCCGCCGGTCTGGATCTACGACTTCGGCCTCGTCGACGAGTCCCGCGGCGAGTTCCAGACGGGCGAGGTGCGTGAGATCTTCCAAGACGCCTTCGCCCGCGCCTACCGCGGCCTGGTCGAGAACGACGGCTTCAACCGCCTCGTCCTCCGCGCCCGCCTCACCTGGCGCCAGGTAACTATCCTCCGCGCCTACTGCAAGTACCTCCGCCAGGCCGGCACGACCTTCTCCCAGGCCTACATGGAGGACACGCTCTTCGCCAACCCCCACGTAGCAAGACTCCTCGTGGACCTCTTCCAGACCCGCTTCGACCCGAGGAACGCGGGTGGGGCGCAACGCGAAACGGAGCGCCTGAAAGGGGAGTTGGAAGAGGCGCTGGACGAGGTTGTGAGCCTGGACGAGGACCGCATCCTGCGCAACTTCCTCGACGTGACGCTCGCTACGGTTCGGACCAACTACTACCAGACGGACGACGGCGGGGAGCCCAAGGTACACCTCTCGTTCAAGTTCGACCCGCGGGGGATACCGATCCTGCCGCTGCCGCGTCCGAGGTTCGAGATCTTCGTCTACTCCCCCCGCGCCGAGGGCGTCCACCTGCGCGGCGGCGAAGTGGCCCGCGGCGGCATCCGCTGGTCCGACCGCCGCGAGGATTTCCGCACGGAAGTCCTCGGCCTCATGAAGGCCCAGATGGTCAAGAACGCCGTCATAGTCCCGGTCGGCGCCAAGGGCGGCTTCGTCGTCAAACGCCCGCCGGCGGGAGGGGGCCGCGAAGCCCTCCAGAAGGAGGTAATAGCCTGCTACCGCACGCTCATCTGCGGCATGTTGGATCTCACGGACAACCTGGCTGACGGCGAAGTGGTTCCGCCCCCGGACGTAACCCGCTACGACGATGACGACCCCTACCTCGTCGTGGCGGCGGACAAGGGCACCGCGACCTTCTCGGACATCGCCAACGGCATCTCGGCCGAGTACGGGTTCTGGCTCGGCGACGCCTTCGCCTCCGGCGGCTCCGTAGGCTACGACCACAAGGAGATGGGCATCACGGCCAGGGGCGCCTGGGAGTCGGTCAAGCGCCACTTCCGCGAGCTCGGCAAGAACGTCCAGGAAGAGGACTTCACGGTAGTCGGCATCGGCGACATGTCGGGCGACGTCTTCGGCAACGGTATGATCTTGAGCCGGCACACGAAGCTCGTCGCGGCCTTCAACCACCTCCACGTCTTTCTCGACCCCGACCCCGACCCCGGGGCGAGCTTCGCGGAACGCGGGCGCCTCTTCGGGCTGCAGCGCTCGACGTGGGCCGACTACGACGCCGAACTCATCTCCGAGGGCGGCGGCGTCTTCCCGAGAACCGCCAAGTCCATACCGCTCTCCCCGCAGGTCAAGGAGCTGCTCGGCACGGAGGCCGAATCGTTGACCCCCAACGAGCTCATACGCGGCCTGCTCGGGGCGGAGGTCGACCTGCTCTGGAACGGTGGAATAGGGACCTACGTCAAGGCCAGCACCGAGGGCAACGCCGAGGTCGGCGACAGGACCAACGATTCCTTGCGGGTGGATGGAAAAGATTTGCGGTGCCGGGTGGTCGGCGAGGGCGGGAACCTGGGGTTCACGCAGAGGGGGCGCATCGAGTACGCGCTTTCGGGCGGCAGGATCTACATGGACGCCATAGACAACTCGGCCGGGGTGGACTGCTCGGACCACGAGGTGAACATCAAGATCCTGCTGGACACCATCGTAAAGAGCGGCGACATGACCCAGAAGCAGCGCAACGAACTTCTGGCCAGCATGACCGAAGAGGTGGGCCGCCTGGTCCTCAGGGACAACTACGATCAGACCCTCGCGATAAGCAACGCCCTGGCCCTCGCCCATCCGATGGTGGACGTCCACGTCAGGTACATCAGGCACCTGGAGCAGTCGGGCGCGCTCAACCGCGAGCTCGAGTTCCTGCCTTCGGACGAGACGCTCGCGGAGCGGCGTTCGGAGGGCGGGGGGCTCACGGCGCCGGAGTTCGCGATCCTGGTCTCTTACGCCAAGATCACGCTCTACAAGCAACTCCTGGGCTCGGACCTCCCCGAGGACCCGTACATCTCCGCGGAGCTCGCGCGGTACTTTCCGGAGCCCTTGCGCGAACGGTTCGGCGGCCGCCTGGAAGAGCACCGGCTGCGGCGCGAGATCGTTGCGACCCGCGTGGCCAACGAGCTCGTTAACAAGGCGGGCCCCTCCTTCGTCTTCAGGCTCGGCGAGGAGACGGGGGCCACCCCGGCGGAGATCTCGCGCGCCTTCACCGCCGCCATGGAGGTCTTCGACCTGCGCAAAACCTGGGGGGAGATAGAGGGATTGGACGACGAGGTCGAGGCCGCCACCCAGACGGGGATGCTCCTGGAGTGGCGCAGGCTCGTCGAGCGCTCGACCCGCTGGCTCCTGCGCAACCGCCGCCCGCCGCTGGACGTCTCGGGGACGGTCTCGTACTTCCGGGAGGAGGCACCGGGCCTGGCGAGCAACATCCACGGTTACATGATCGACGGCGAGAAGCGGGGCGTCGAGGAGGAGACCGAACGGCTAGTCGAGGCCGGCACGCCGGCGGACCTGGCCCATAGGGTGGCGACCTTCGGGGCCATGTTCAGCGCGCTCGACGTGGTGGACGTCGCCGTCGCGGCCGGGGAGCGGCCGGGGACGGCCGCGGAGGTGTACTTCGCGCTCGGGGACCGGCTCAGGATCCACTGGCTCCGCCACCACATCGAGGCCCTCCCCCGCGACAACCGCTGGCGCGCCCTCGCCCGCGCCGCCCTCCGCGACGACGTCTACGGCCTCCAGGCGGCCCTCACCGCCGCCGTCCTCAGGGACACCCCGGAGGAGGCACCGGTGCAAGACCGCATCGAGGCCTGGATCTCGGCCAACGACGGCGCGGTGGACCGTAACCTCCACGTCCTCTCGGACATAAACGCCAGCGGCGCCTTCGACCTCGCGACGCTGTCGGTGGCGCTCAGGGAGGTCCGAAACCTCGTGCCGTCCTCCCCAATCGAGAAGGCCGGGTCACCGGCCGGCTGA
- a CDS encoding phosphotransferase enzyme family protein encodes MFAREDLPVDALTEAYDLRPWRSVELLPAGKSRHYRVVTDGGEYIFRRSHPSRTSDEVRFEHALVDYLRRNGFPAPRFVPCVGGGTSVAVNGGLYSASVFVKGSQYRAGNVEHLREAARTLARYHQIVVSFESSPPRSREPFLSETLRERLTGTFSPEVIGDFMARYGDHHSRVPDLLASLPHVLRRGEAVLSLLDLLYPDLPKLIIHGGCRRGSTLYRGDRLVAMLDFDSARREARVVDLAIALHDFGKVWGDPGSPSFKVPLDLEVVSRFLDAYQEVNPLEPAEIEALPAVLQARPLKRALGKYRSMIEDRALSPGHTRKTAQEVSRVRWLEDHGRGLREILHGATRGSGARS; translated from the coding sequence TTGTTTGCGAGAGAAGATCTACCCGTGGACGCCCTCACGGAGGCTTACGACCTTAGGCCGTGGCGGTCGGTCGAGTTGCTTCCGGCGGGCAAGAGCCGGCACTATCGTGTCGTCACCGACGGCGGCGAGTACATCTTCAGGCGCTCTCACCCCTCGAGAACGTCAGACGAAGTGCGCTTCGAGCACGCGCTGGTGGATTATCTGCGCCGCAACGGTTTCCCGGCCCCCAGGTTCGTCCCCTGCGTAGGCGGGGGTACGTCCGTCGCCGTGAACGGGGGTCTTTACAGCGCCTCCGTCTTCGTGAAGGGGTCCCAGTATCGGGCCGGTAACGTCGAACACCTTCGGGAAGCGGCCCGCACGCTGGCCAGGTACCATCAGATTGTCGTCTCTTTCGAGTCGTCTCCCCCACGGTCCCGGGAACCGTTTCTGAGCGAGACCTTGCGCGAGCGGCTTACTGGGACGTTCTCTCCCGAGGTGATAGGCGACTTCATGGCCCGATACGGCGACCACCACTCCCGGGTCCCGGATCTACTGGCTTCGTTACCCCATGTCCTGAGAAGGGGCGAGGCGGTCCTTAGCCTCCTCGACCTGCTCTACCCGGACCTGCCGAAACTCATCATCCACGGCGGTTGTCGACGCGGGAGCACCTTGTATAGGGGTGATCGTCTCGTCGCCATGTTGGACTTCGACAGCGCACGCCGCGAGGCCAGAGTCGTGGATCTCGCCATCGCGCTACACGATTTCGGCAAGGTGTGGGGCGATCCCGGTTCTCCTAGCTTCAAGGTGCCCCTGGACCTCGAAGTCGTTTCGCGCTTTCTCGATGCCTACCAGGAGGTCAACCCGCTAGAGCCTGCCGAGATCGAGGCGCTGCCCGCCGTGTTGCAGGCGAGGCCGCTGAAGAGGGCGCTCGGCAAGTACCGCTCGATGATCGAAGACCGGGCGCTGTCGCCCGGCCATACAAGGAAGACCGCCCAAGAGGTCTCTCGCGTACGATGGTTGGAGGATCACGGAAGGGGGCTGCGGGAGATCCTCCACGGGGCGACGCGAGGTTCCGGGGCTCGCTCGTAG
- a CDS encoding phosphotransferase — protein sequence MTLEMSSKEIKQDLSRRIEMVKQPGFLNSRIRPHFPDDGVNGGGWETRVLQLDGTGAATLEIGLGGQKVFAKFYRPDDEGAPLIYEKLKTLRAAGFGPGERYQVAEPLDVVPEYGMLLTKGAEGPAVSDFIGGDRDALFSGAVESARWLARLHSSPVRIGKPRSLAASSELLSVARRLAKVMTRSPGHLETADGMIRRMERMAEDTVDGLLVQGHGQYRPIHVFVGGPSVTVIDMDRSRPYDPSYDVVEFLVRLRKSVLKYAGSVEPADAPTRAFLETYVSAVPDRSYLANLSFHWARFILHGLNGEMKDDQTGEPEFDRIVAFYHSEFEDVLGGRFVI from the coding sequence ATGACCCTTGAAATGTCTTCCAAAGAGATCAAGCAGGATCTGAGCCGGCGTATCGAGATGGTGAAGCAGCCGGGGTTTCTAAACTCTCGGATCCGGCCGCACTTCCCGGACGACGGGGTGAACGGTGGTGGCTGGGAGACGCGGGTGCTCCAACTCGACGGCACGGGCGCCGCGACGCTCGAGATCGGCCTCGGCGGCCAGAAGGTGTTCGCCAAGTTCTACCGCCCGGACGACGAGGGCGCCCCGCTTATCTACGAGAAGCTGAAGACCCTTCGCGCCGCCGGCTTCGGTCCAGGCGAACGCTACCAGGTGGCCGAGCCGCTCGACGTCGTCCCGGAGTACGGGATGCTTCTGACGAAGGGGGCCGAGGGCCCGGCGGTATCGGATTTCATCGGGGGCGATCGGGATGCCCTGTTCTCCGGCGCGGTGGAGTCGGCCCGCTGGCTGGCCAGGCTGCACTCCTCGCCCGTGCGGATCGGCAAACCCCGCTCGCTGGCGGCGTCCAGCGAGTTGCTCTCCGTGGCCCGGCGCCTGGCCAAGGTTATGACCAGGAGCCCCGGACACCTCGAGACCGCCGACGGGATGATCCGGAGGATGGAGAGGATGGCCGAAGACACCGTGGACGGGCTTCTGGTGCAGGGCCACGGCCAGTACCGGCCGATCCACGTCTTCGTCGGCGGCCCGTCGGTGACGGTGATCGACATGGACAGGAGCCGACCCTACGATCCCTCCTACGACGTGGTCGAGTTTCTCGTTCGCCTGAGGAAGTCGGTGCTCAAGTACGCGGGCTCCGTGGAGCCCGCAGATGCTCCGACCCGGGCGTTCCTGGAGACCTACGTCTCGGCGGTGCCGGATCGCTCGTACCTGGCCAACCTGTCCTTTCACTGGGCGCGTTTTATCCTGCACGGCCTGAACGGCGAGATGAAGGACGACCAGACCGGCGAACCCGAGTTCGACCGTATCGTGGCGTTCTACCACTCGGAGTTCGAGGACGTGCTCGGAGGCCGGTTCGTCATCTAG
- a CDS encoding phosphotransferase family protein, producing MAGRTGGSVDEAKTMAERSLAEKLMNPPVSALSRDGKTVRSYRAGVIKTSMSRPILRYTVTGFDRERGAPFRAVIIGKGYYRYDGAETFGFMNRLWSEGFAEPDRLTIPEPIAYLPEMRLLLQSQAEGKALYDYIDNPGEARGAVRLTARWLAKLHATGVTDAPVLPPDFEESKLRAYKEMLMQICPPHARRVEDFTEHIISSLKALDPRRVVPTHGDFQPKNVYVLRDRVTVIDFDRFALAHPARDLGHFVGQSMTMSCARAGSFEAIGPWNAAFLEEYARLAPPGALAAMPVFVARTFMEVLKHKIFLDPAKNARLLPAWLDECERWLGKAHDSPEAERGESRLSRRESEA from the coding sequence GTGGCAGGCAGGACGGGCGGTTCGGTGGATGAAGCCAAGACGATGGCGGAACGTTCGCTGGCCGAGAAGCTGATGAACCCGCCGGTCTCGGCCCTCTCTCGGGACGGCAAGACCGTACGGAGCTACCGGGCGGGGGTGATCAAGACCTCCATGTCGCGCCCCATCCTGCGCTACACCGTAACCGGCTTCGACCGGGAGAGGGGCGCCCCGTTCCGGGCGGTGATCATCGGCAAGGGATACTACCGCTACGACGGGGCCGAGACCTTCGGTTTCATGAACCGGCTCTGGTCGGAGGGCTTCGCCGAGCCCGATCGGCTGACCATCCCCGAACCCATAGCCTACCTACCAGAGATGAGGCTCTTGCTCCAGAGCCAGGCGGAGGGGAAGGCCCTCTACGACTACATAGACAACCCCGGCGAGGCCCGGGGGGCGGTGAGGCTGACGGCGCGCTGGCTGGCGAAGTTGCACGCTACCGGCGTAACGGACGCTCCCGTCCTACCGCCCGACTTCGAGGAGTCCAAACTCCGCGCCTACAAGGAGATGCTCATGCAGATCTGCCCACCGCACGCGCGGCGGGTGGAGGACTTCACCGAGCACATAATCTCCTCGTTGAAGGCGCTCGACCCGCGCCGGGTGGTCCCCACCCACGGCGACTTCCAACCCAAGAACGTGTACGTGCTGCGCGACCGGGTGACCGTCATAGATTTCGACCGCTTCGCCCTGGCGCACCCCGCGCGCGATCTGGGCCACTTCGTCGGGCAGAGCATGACCATGTCCTGCGCGCGCGCGGGTTCGTTCGAGGCGATAGGACCTTGGAACGCCGCTTTTTTGGAGGAGTACGCCCGCCTCGCCCCCCCGGGGGCGCTCGCGGCGATGCCCGTCTTCGTGGCCCGGACGTTTATGGAGGTACTGAAGCACAAGATCTTTCTGGACCCCGCCAAGAACGCGCGCCTGCTGCCCGCCTGGCTCGACGAATGCGAAAGATGGCTGGGCAAAGCGCACGACTCCCCGGAAGCGGAGCGCGGCGAGTCCCGGTTGTCGAGGCGCGAAAGCGAAGCCTGA